From the genome of Salvelinus fontinalis isolate EN_2023a unplaced genomic scaffold, ASM2944872v1 scaffold_0065, whole genome shotgun sequence:
taaatttaccaatcaaccaatcaaccaataaATTAATTAAACAATCAACCAATAAATACATTAATCAATcagccaatcaaccaatcaaccaatcaataaaTTAACCAATCAACCAATAAATCAATTAACCACTCAAGCAATCAACCAATAAATACATTAACCAATCAACCAATAAATACAttaaccaatcaaccaatcaaccaataaatacattaaccaatcaaccaatcaaccaataaATACATTAACCAATCAGCTAATCAACCAATAAATACATTAACCAATCAACTAATCAACCAATAAACTAATCAATAAATGAATCAAAGCAAATACTGTTGgacattccatctctctctctgtttactgctgaatacaactggtTAATTAAGTTACTGCTGAATAAAACTGGTTAATTAAGTTACTGATTGATAAAACTATTTAAGTTACTGATGAATACAACTGGTTATTTAAGTTACTGAGTTTAAAACTGGTTGATTAAGTTATTGATTAATAAAACTGGTTATTTAAGTTACTGTTGAATAAAACTGGTTTATTAAGTTACTGATTTAATAAAACTGGTTTATTAAGTTACTGTTGAATAAAACTGGTTTATTAAGTTACTGATTAATAAAATTGGAAAATTTAGTTATTCATTAATAAAACTGGCTATTTAAGTTACTGATGAATAAAACTTCCTGTCTAATTCAGTTACTGATGAATAAAACTGGTTAATTAAGTTACTGATTAATAAAACTATTTTGGTTACTGATGAATAAAACGGGTTAATGAAGTTACTGATTAATAAAACGGGTTAATGAAGTTACTGATGAATAAAACGGGTTAATGAAGTTACTGATGAATAAAACTGGTTAATGAAGTTACTGATGAATAAAACTGGTTAATTAAGTTACTGATGAATAAAACTGGTTTATTAAGTTACTGTTGAATAAAACTGGTTTATTAAGTTACTGATTAATAAAATTGGAAAATTAAGTTATTGATGAATAAAACTGGCTATTTAAGTTACTGATGAATAAAACGGCCTGTCTAATTCAGTTACTGATGAATAAAAATGGTTTATTGAGTTACTGATTAATAAACCTGGTTTATTAAGTTACTGATTAATAAAGCCAGATGTATTTGTTCATTTATATATAAATGTGTTTTATTGTATGAATATAAATGTGTTATATTGTATACCTTACTGCAGCTACAGTAAGGTTTCTCAGGACACCTGTAAGGACTACTTCAGGGAGCTGGGAGACGCAGACTTCTCCGTGTTCTCCGACGCTCTCAGCTTCAAACGCACAGCCCTGGTTAACAATGCCAAGACCTGCCTGGTGAGTCACAACACTGTCACACAACATGGATGTGGTCCAAATGACAGCCCTAttcccttaatagtgcactacttttgactgggcCCATCGGTCTCTGGTctcagtagtacactataaaacTACATCCTCCATCCATTGCTTTCTGCAAGGCAGTAAAGGCCGATCGACGCTCTGGAATTAACCTGGTTAACCCTGGGGGCCATAGCAACAGTGTCATCTGAAAGAGGCTGGTTAACCCTGGGGACCATAGCAACAGTGGCATCTGAAAGAGGCTGGTTAACCCTGGGGGCCATAGCAACAGTGTCATCTGAAAGAGCCTGGTTAACCCTGGGGGGCCATAGCAACAGTGTCATCTGAAAGAGGCTGGTTAACCCTGGGGGCCATAGCAACAGTGTCATCTGAAAGAGCCTGGTTAACCCTGGGGGCCATAGCAACAGTGGCATCTGAAAGAGGCTGGTTAACCCTGGGGGCCATAGCAACAGTGTCATCTGAAAGAGCCTGGTTAACCCTGGGGGGCCATAGCAACAGTGGCATCTGAAAGAACCTGGTTAACCCTGGGGGCCATAGCAACAGTGGCATCTGAAAGAGCCTGGTTAACATTGGGGGCCATAGCAACAGTGGCATCTGAATGAGCCTGGTTAACCCTGGGGGCCATAGCAACAGTGTCATCTGAAAGAGCCTGGTTAACATTGGGGGCCATAGCAACAGTGGCATCTGAAAGAGCCTGGTTAACCCTGGGGGCCATAGCAACAGTGTCATCTGAAAGAGCCTGGTTAACATTGGGGGCCATAGCAACAGTGGCATCTGAAAGAGCCTGGTTAACCCTGGGGGCAATAACAACAGTGGCATCTGAAAGAGCCTGGTTAACCCTGGGGGCAATAACAGCAGTGTCATCTGAAAGAGCCTGGTTAACCCTGGGGGCCATAGCAGCAGTGTCATCTGAAAGAGCCTGGTTAACCCTGGGGGCCATAGCAACAGTGGCATCTGAAAGAGTCTGGTTAACCCTGGGGGCAATAGCAACAGTGGCATCTGAAAGAGCCTGGTTAACCCTGGGGGCAATAGCAACAGTGTCATCTGCATACAcgtgtgtgtaaaaaaaaaatgcagagAACAAAAAATGGACAATCACATGATGCTTGACGACTTAAGACAATTAGTAACAAGTGGTCAACTGTCTCGAAGGCCTCCCATAGGTCAATAAACAGGACAGAACTGTGCTTCTCCTTATCCATACTTTTTACCACATCATTTAATACCAAGGTTGCAGCAGAGATGGTGCTATGACCCGGCTTGGAACCACACTGGTTCAttgaaacagttttagaaacttcagagtgttttctatccaaatctactaataatatgcgtatcttagcttctgggcctgagtagcaggcagtttactctgggcaccttatttatccaagctactcaatactgccccccagccatgAGAAGTTGTaacaacaaattgttatttacaacgCCAGCCTACCGGGgaagcagaacgacagatgttttttaccttgtcagctcggggattcgatccagcaacctttgggttactggtccaacgctctaaccactaggctacgctgccaccccATATTGTTTTAAAGGGGCCAAGCTTCTCTGTCACAGATAGAAAATAGATGAGATCAACTCTAGAGCTAAACTGGGGTTCCGAGACACAGCAGATGGAGAAATGTTCCTGCCCAGGATCCATCTTCTCTTGTAGCCTGTTGTCCTTTTAGGTAGAGAAACCTTTCTCTTGTAGCCTGTTGTCCTTTTAGGTAGAGAAACCTTTCTCTTGTAGCCTGTTGTCCTTTTAGGTAGAGGAACCTTTCTCTTGTAGCCTGTTGTCCTTTTAGGTAGAGGAACCTTTCTCTTGTAGCCTGTTGTCCTTTTAGGTAGAGGAACCTTTCTCTTGTAGCCTGTTGTCCTTTTAGGTAGAGGAACCTTTCTCTTGTAGCCTGTTGTCCTTTTAGGTAGAGGAACCTTTCTCTTGTAGCCTGTTGTCCTTTTAGATAGAGGAACCTTTCTCTTGTAGCCTGTTGTCCTTTTAGGTAGAGGAACCTTTCTCTTGTAGCCTGTTGTCCTTTTAGGTAGAGGAACCTTTCTCTTGTAGCCTGTTGTCCTTTTAGGTAGAGGAACCTTTCTCTTGTAGCCTGTTGTCCTTTTAGGTAGAGGAACCTTTCTCTTGTAGCCTGTTGTCCTTTTAGGTAGAGGAACCTTTCTCTTGTAGCCTGTTGTCCTTTTAGGTAGAGGAACCTTTCTCTTGTAGCCTGTTGTCCTTTTAGGTAGAGGAACCTTTCTCTTGTAGCCTGTTGTCCTTTTAGGTAGAGGAACCTTTCTCTTGTAGCCTGTTGTCCTTTTAGGTAGAGGAACCTTTCTCCTGTAGCCTGTTGTCCTTTTAGGTAGAGGAACCTTTCTCTTGTAGCCTGTTGTCCTTTTAGGTAGAGGAACCTTTCTCTTGTAGCCTGTTGTTCTTTTAGATAGAGGAACCTTTCTCTTGTAGCCTGTTGTCCTTTTAGATAGAGGAACCTTTCTCTTGTTTCTAGAAAATACAATGATTTTCACACATGATTACTGAGtattgttttaaatgtatttaaatttaGGACCGGCTTTAAGTTCAGCTTATAATGACGTCATAAAGCCTTTTATAATGCCTTTATAGGCACTACATAAATGTGTTACAAAGCATCTTTAACCATATGTCATACTTTATAAAAGGTTCgtaaatgtggcataactgtgtgacataatccccaatgtcaaatgtgatataaccCACTATGTCGAAATATTATATAAACATTGGCTTTATGAAgctttatgaaggctttatgaagctCTATGATGGCTTTATGATCGCTTTATGATGGCTTTATGATCgctttatgaaggctttatgaagctTTATGAAAGCTTTATAAGCTGCACTTAATTTAAAGCGGGACCTGAATTTATTACATTTTCATCTTACTGTGTCTATTTAACTGTCAACTCTGTTACAATATAGAATGACAATATAGAATGACAATATGGAATGGCAATATAGAATGACAATATAGAATGGCAGCATAGAATGACAATATATAATTGACAATATAGaattacaatatacaatatacactgGCAGTATAGAATGACAATATATAAATGACAATATAGAATGACAATATAGAATGACAATATATAAATGCTCATGATATGAACTTACATTTGATGTGATCTGACTGGAAGTCGTGATGTCAGTGCTGTGTTGTGTCCATCTGTCCCTGCAGGGTATCAGCGGCACGGTTCTGAGCAGTGACAACCTGCAGGTCCTAGgtaacatggtgtgtgttctgGACGGTTCCTACATCCAGAACTCTGACCAGCTCATCCTGCAGAAACTACAGAACTGTAATGACCTCACAGACGAACAGGTGGCTGCCATAGAAACGCTGTTGACGTCTGGGAAAACACAGTATGGGTAAGTCAACATGGAAACATGGAAATAAACAAAcgcatctgactgactgactgactgactggtctgaaactgactgactgactggtctgaaactgactgactgactggtctgaaactgactgactgactgactggtctgaaactgactgactgactggtctgaaactgactgactgactggtctgaaactgactgactgactggtctgaaactgactgcctggtctgaaactgactgactgactgaacctgactgactgactgactgactggtctgaaactggctgactgactggtctgaaactgactgactgactggtctgaaactgactgactgactgggctgaaactgactgactgactgggctgaaactgactgactgactgggctgaaactgactgactgactgggctgaaactaactgactgactggtctgagactgactgactgactgactgggctgaaactgactgactggtctgaaactgactgactgactgactgactgactggtctgaaactgactgactggtctgaaactgactgactgactggtctgaaactgactgactgactggtctgaaactgactgactgactggtctgaaactgactgattgactgggctgaaactgactgactgactgggctgaaactaactgactgactggtctgaaactgactgactgactgactggtctgaaactgactgactggtctgaaactgactgactgactggtctgaaactgactgactggtctgaaactgactgactgactgactgggctgaaacagactgactggtctgaaactgactgactgactgggctgaGACTGACTGTTctgaaactgactgactgactggtctgaaactgactgactgactggtctgaaactgactgactgactggtctgaaactgactgactgactgactggtctgaaactgactgactgactgactggtctgaaactaACTGATGACTGGGCTGAAACTGACTGGTatgaaactgactgactgactggtctgaaactgactgactggtctgaaactgactgactgactgactggtctgaaactgactgactgactggtctgaaactgactgactgactggtctggaactgactgactgactgggctgaaactgactgactgactggtctgaaactgactgactgactgggctgaaactgactgactgactgggctgaAACTGACGGGGCtgaaactgactgactggtctgaaactgactgcctgactgactggtctgaaactaactgactgactgattggtctgaaactgactgactgacttactggtctgaaactgactgactggtctgaaactgactgactggtctgaaacTGACTGGGCCCTGAAATGTAAACATTCTATGTCAGATACACTGATGTGCGTGTACTTTTGCCCTGTCAACAGTATAGTTGAGTCTGTACTGTGTGAGTTTCCTGTCAACAGTATAGTTGAGTCTGTACTGTGTGATTGAGTTTCCTGTCAACAGTATAGTTGAGTCTGTACTGTGGGAGTTTCCTGTCAACAGTATAGTtgagtctgtactgtgtgtttCCTGTCAACAGTATAGTtgagtctgtactgtgtgtttCCTGTCAACAGTATAGTTGAGTCTGTACTGTGTGAGTTTCCTGTCAACAGTATAGTtgagtctgtactgtgtgtttCCTGTCAACAGTATAGTTGAGTCTGTACTGTGTGAGTTTCCTGTCAACAGTATAGTtgagtctgtactgtgtgtttCCTGTCAACAGTATAGTTGAGTCTGCACTGTGTGTTTCCTGTCAACAGTATAGTtgagtctgtactgtgtgtttCCTGTCAACAGTATAGTtgagtctgtactgtgtgtttCCTGTCAACAGTATAGTTGAGTCTGTACTGTGGGAGTTTCCTGTCAACAGTATAGTTGAGTCTGTACTGTGGGAGTTTCCTGTCAACAGTATAGTtgagtctgtactgtgtgtttCCTGTCAACAGTATAGTtgagtctgtactgtgtgtttCCTGTCAACAGTATAGTtgagtctgtactgtgtgtttCCTGTCAACAGTATAGTtgagtgtgtactgtgtgtttctcctgtcaacagtatagttgagtgtgtactgtgtgtttctcctgtcaacagtatagttgagtgtgtactgtgtgtttctcctgtcaacagtatagttgagtctgtactgtgtgtttCCTGTCAACAGTATAGTtgagtgtgtactgtgtgtttcCTGTCAACAGTATAGTtgagtctgtactgtgtgtttCCTATCAACAGTATAGTTGAGTGTGTACTGTGAGTTTCCTGACAACAGTATAGTtgagtctgtactgtgtgtttCCTGTCAACAGTATAGTtgagtctgtactgtgtgtttCTCCAGACTCCCAGCTACCTGGAACAGAGAGACCCTGGACAACCTGGGCATTCTACCTCTCTACCTGACATCCTCCTTCTACAGGAACTTCTCTAAGGTCACAAACCACTACACCTGGCCGTGTGCgtgcatgctgtgtgtgtgtgtgtgtgtgtgcgtgtttacaggctgtgtgtgtgtgcatgctgtgtgtgtgtgtgtgtgcatgctgtgtgagtgtatgtgtgtgaatgtgcatgctgtgtgtgtgtgtgtgtgcatgctgtgtgagtgtatgtgtgtgaatgtgcatgctgtgtgtgtttgtgcatgctgtgtgtgtgtgtgtgtgtgtgtgtgtgtgtgtgtgtgtgtgtgtgtgtgtgtgtgtgtgtgtgtgtgtgtgtgtgtgtgtgtgtgtgtgtgtgtgtgtgtgtgtgtgtgtgtgtgtgtgtgtgtgtgtgtgtgtgtgaatgtgcatgctttgtgtgtgtgtgtgtgtgtgtttgtgtgtgtgtgtgcatgctttgtgagtgtgtgtgaatgtgcatgctttgtgagtgtgtgtgtgtgtgtgtgtgtgtgtgtgtgtgtttacaggctgTGCTCTGTTGTTCTCCAGAAAGTAAAGGGCCAGTTCCTACAGTCATTCCTGAAGGTGTTGAGGAAGAACGGAACGTCcagacagaagaggaggaggatgaagaaggCTATCAGACAGTCCATCATCGACCAATCACAGTCCAAACGCTCCATAGGTGTGTCCACCCTGCACTAATATAccattactgtctgtctgtctgtctgtctgtctgtctgtctgtctgtctgtctgtctgtctgtctgtctgtctgcctgcctgcctgcctgtctgtctgtcctccctcctcctgttAAAGAGGgaataactgtctgtctgtctgtctgtctgtcctcccacCTCCTGTTGAAGAGGgaataactgtctgtctgtctgtctgtctgtctgtcctcccacCTCCTGTTGAAGAGGgaataactgtctgtctgtctgtctgtctgtctgtctgtctgtctgtctgtctgtctgtctgtctgtctgtctgtctgtctgtctgtagtgagTGAATAACAGTATTCTCCTCCCTATCCCAGTGAGTGAATGCACAGTGGGAAATATCACTCAGGTGACGATCAGTGAGAGTACGTTCCCTTTTAACTACGAGACCGTGACCAAGTTCAACTGCTGCCTGTCGGCCAAGACAGTCGTTGACAACCTGGACGCCATCACCGCCAAGGTGGACGACCTGGAATACCTTGAAGTGGTCCTGGCGAGACTCAGAGAGGTACTGTACGCTTTCAGACAAAGAGTCAACTTTATTCACCAAGTACATTAACACAGTcacaatgttacctggtgatatggtgctactAGTTATAGACAACACAGTCACAATGTtccctggtgatatggtgctgctagttatagacaacacagtcagaatgttacctggtgatatggtgctgttggTGATAAACAACacagtcagaatgttacctggtgatatggtgctgttggtgatagacaacacagtcagaatgttacctggtgatatggtgctgttggtgatagacaacacagtcagaatgttacctggtgatatggtgctgctagttatagacaacacagtcagaatgttacctggtgatatggtgctgctggtgatagacaacacagtcagaatgttacctggtgatatggtgctgttggTGATAAATATattatcattacatctgacctgatataaatacatttatcattacatctgacctgatataaatacatgtcacgatcgtcaaaggtagagagtgaggaccaaggcgcagcgtgtgaaaagaacatcttcttttatttagaagagaacaaccacaaaacgaaaccactttaacaaactaacaaaataacaaaactgacgaacgtgaagctaagaatgaactagtgcatacatgcaacatagaacatcgacatagacacagcgacaatcacccacaaacaaacagtgagaacaacctaccttaatatgactctcaatcagaggaaatgccaaacacctgcctctaattgagagccataccaggcaaccctttaacccaacatagaaacacaacacatagaaatgcccacccagctcacgccctgaccaataaacacatacaaaacaagagaaaacaggtcaggaacgtgacataaccccccccttaaggtgcgaacgccgggcgcaccagcacaaagtctaggggagggtctgggtgggcatctgaccacggtggtggctcaggctccggacgctgtccccacaccaccatagtcactccccgcttctgtatccccctcccaatgaccaccctccaactaaactcacctaaatgaaggggctgcaccgggataagggccagcaccgggataaggggcagcaccgggataaggggcagcaccgggataaggggcggcagctccgggctgagggactctggcaggtcctggctgagggactctggcaggtcctggctgagggactctggcaggtcctggctgagggactctggcaggtcctggctgagggactctggccagacgggcagctctgtagggaggagacggagagacagcctggtgcgtggtataggcactggctgcgctggagaggaggaaagctctgacagcgctggacaggtgggagcagctggagagagaacccggagagacagcctggtacggggggctgccaccggaggactggtacatggaggtggcaccgggtataccggaccgtgaaggaggacacgtgctcttgagcaccgagcctgcccaaccttaccaggttgaatggtgcccgtagccctgccagtgcggcgaggtggaatagcccgcactgggctatgctggcgaaccggggacaccattcgtaaggctggtgccatgtatgccggcccgaggagacgcactggtggccagatgcgttgggccggcttcatgacatccggctcgatgcccaacttagccctaccagtgcggcgaggtggaatagcccgcactgggctaagcacgcgtactggggacaccgtgcgctttaccgcataacacggtgtctgaccagtacgacgccctctcactccacggtaagcacggggagttggctcaggtatcctacccggctttgccacactcctcgtgttcctccccccaagaaatttttgggtctgactctcgggctcccaaccgcgtcgccgcgctgcctcctcataccagcgcctctctgcctcgctgcttccaactccgccttgggacggcgatattcccctggctgaacccagggtcctttaccgtccaggatctcctcccaagtccaggagtcctgggttttctcccactgctgtcgctgcccttttccctgcTGCTtgatcctagtttggtgggtgattctgtcacgatcgtcaaaggtagagagtgaggaccaaggcgcagcgtgtgaaaagaacatcttcttttatttagaagagaacaaccacaaaacgaaaccactttaacaaactaacaaaataacaaaactgacgaacgtgaagctaagaatgaactagtgcatacatgcaacatagaacatcgacatagacacagcgacaatcacccacaaacaaagagtgagaacaacctaccttaatatgactctcaatcagaggaaatgccagacacctgcctctaattgagagccataccaggcaaccctttatcccaacatagaaacacaacacatagaaatgcccacccagctcacgccctgaccaataaacacatacaaaacaagagaaaacaggtcaggaacgtgacaatacatttatcattacatctgatataaatatatttatcattacatctgacctgatataaatacagtatcattacatctgacctgatataaatacagtatcattacatctgacctgatataaatacagtatcattacacctgacctgatataaatacagtatcattacatctaatataaatacagtatcattacatctgacctgatataaatacagtatcattacatctgacctgatataaatacagtatcattacacctgatataaatacagtatcattacatctgacctgatataaatacattatcattacatctgacctgatataaatacagtatcattacatctgatataaatacagtatcattacatctgatataaatacagtatcattacatctgacctgatataaatacagtatcattacatctaatataaatacagtatcattacatctgacctgatataaatacagtatcattacatctgatataaatacagtatcattacatctggtATAAATACAGTGTCATTACATCTGATGTAAATACattatcattacatctgatataaatacagtatcattacatctgacctgatataaatacagtatcattacatctgacctgatataaatacagtatcattacatctgacctgatataaatacagtatcattacacctgacctgatataaatacagtatcattacatctgacctgatataaatacagtatcattacatctgacctgatataaatacagtatcattacatctgacctgatataaatacagtatcattacatctgacctgatataaatacattatcattacatctgatataaatacagtatcattacatctgacctgatataaatacagtatcattacatctgacctggtataaatacagtatcattacatctgacctgatataaatacagtatcattacatctgatataaatatagtatcattacatctgatataaatatagtatcattacatctgatataaatacagtatcattacatctgatataaatacagtatcattacacctgatataaatacagtatcattacatctgacctggTATAAATACAGtgtcattacatctgatataaatacagtgtcattacatctgatataaatacagtatcattacatctgatataaatacatttatcattacatctgacctgatataaatacatttaTCATCACATCTGAATAACAGAGAGAATGTATAGATAGTATGACATGGGTGCTATGAAGCTTTATCCTTCTGTTAGATTATGTGACTgtacttcctgtttcctgtgtcccGCCCATTAGGCCTACTCCGTAAACGCCACCATCCCAGAAGCGAAGGTGCAGGTTCTTGGTCCGGCTTCGCGCGTCGCCACTAATGCTGACATCACCATGTGGAACATCACCAAGATCGACACACTGTCAGCTCTGATGGACCCCTCCTATGGAAACTGGGATGCTGCCATGGTAACCAGatgtatttgtctgtctgtctgtctgtctgtctgtctgtctgtctgtctgtctgtctgtcaagtgATTAACCAATCAATCAGTCTGCCATTTACCAATCTAATCATGTCCCCCCTATAGGCACAGGCCATCATCAGTAAGTACCTGACGAACTCAGGAAATACACTGGGCAGTGCAGAGCTCAACTCCATCGGTGGACCCAACCTGTGTTCACTAGACATCAGCCTCCTGAAGATCATTACACAGAGTAGCCTGAggtaagacagagaggaggacccAACCTGTGTTCACTAGACATCAGCCTCCTTAAGATCATTACACGGAGTAGCCTGAggtaagacagagaggaggacccAACCTGTGTTCACTAGACATCAGCCTCCTGAAGATCATTACACGGAGTAGCCTGAggtaagacagagaggaggacccAACCTGTGTTCACTAGACATCAGCCTCCTGAAGATCATTACACAGAGTAGCCTGAggtaagacagagaggaggacccAACCTGTGTTCACTAGACATCAGCCTCCTGAAGATCATTACACAGAGTAGCCTGAGGTAACATTATTACTAAGATGGGTAACAGGGCTAACATTTTCCATAGGAAAACATGTAACACTTAGCCTCTATGCTAACACTAGCTTGCCAGCATCCTGAAGACCGTTACTACAGAGGAGAGCCTAATGTAAGAGACAGaggctcctcccctccccccgtTACCGTGGAAACACCACAGAGGCTTTTTTTTAGATCAGTCCGGGGGAGGGAGATGACAGCAGCATTTCAGTTCTATTGGATCATTTTTAAAGCCGCTGGTTTCAATTTGTTGGAATATTTCAAATGGAAACTAATGACCTATTTTGTGGTTTGATTCTGTACTCAAATGTGACGGGCTGTTACAGTCTGGGCTGTTACCAGTCTGGGCTGTTACCAGTCTGGGATGTTACCAGTCTGGGCTGTTACAGTCTGGGCTGTTACCAGTCTGGGCTGTTACCAGTCTGGGCTGTTAAAGTCTGGGCTGTTACCAGTCTGGGCTGTTACCAGTCTGGGCTGTTACCAGTCTGGGCTGTTACCAGTCTGGGCTGTTCTAGGAGATGGCTGTTACCAGTCTGGGCTGTTACCAGTCTGGGCTGTTCTAGGAGATGGCTGTTACCAGTCTGGGCTGTTACCAGTCTGGGCTGTTACCAGTCTGGGCTGTTACCAGTCTGGGCTGTTACCAGTCTGGGCTGTTACAGTCTGGGC
Proteins encoded in this window:
- the LOC129842769 gene encoding mesothelin-like protein, which codes for MIKINSASTLTALGSLVIGVPSATLGSINGTELLYASQNPTFITYMQTAPTILIQTFVTQLITVNPDPDSIIQNVPDSMATEIPRSLLQGFSQSSVVVEKLNRKTWRHEQAVLFFDTVALGIDNSDNMSSSVLQGFTCTRVTSMNTTKIKNLVKACRRKGSNRVALRETQLTCMYNYIKEETDVTSYNLYPPDMLLYYDYSKVSQDTCKDYFRELGDADFSVFSDALSFKRTALVNNAKTCLGISGTVLSSDNLQVLGNMVCVLDGSYIQNSDQLILQKLQNCNDLTDEQVAAIETLLTSGKTQYGLPATWNRETLDNLGILPLYLTSSFYRNFSKKVKGQFLQSFLKVLRKNGTSRQKRRRMKKAIRQSIIDQSQSKRSIVSECTVGNITQVTISESTFPFNYETVTKFNCCLSAKTVVDNLDAITAKVDDLEYLEVVLARLREAYSVNATIPEAKVQVLGPASRVATNADITMWNITKIDTLSALMDPSYGNWDAAMAQAIISKYLTNSGNTLGSAELNSIGGPNLCSLDISLLKIITQSSLR